GACGCACGGATtcattcagatgggtctcgtaGCGATAATAATAACCGGGGCTCATCTTAAAGTCTCCAGTAGTCGCTTTTTAAAAGGAGTTTGAGATAAAATACTTAGAATTTGAAGAGAGAAataggattttaaaaaaaattaattgaaaaactaacttggagaaaaactattaatatagaagtgaaaaatatattatctAGCCAGGTAGGACGGAAactgaatacaaaaaaaatattaaattcaaaCTGCCGCGTTTCTTTTTGCCAGTGTGTCTAATTCTCTTGGCACATGGTCAGAGAGGTTTCGCAAGaaatatttcaacattttcttgaTTACCAAATATGTACAATTATATATCTAAACAGATAACTTTTCATTTGCTAGAAAATAGtattatatttattattaataaagaatttttacattttccagaaatgtgaaaattcacagtaaaagttttggcaaactgccaaaaatgttcagtcACTTAttaatgccaaaatttttaaaaattaattttgaaaagttttaccgTATTATTTAGTTAGAGCTACTTTACCTGTAAATATTTGTGACTCACTATCAatattccgaattttcagtcatgCCCCATAACAATTGCTGTAAATTTCAAGAACCCACTGACAGTTCTGAAACCTCAAGCATGCACAATTTGGAACAAAGTTTAAACTTTATATGGCATAATAATTAAGTTACTTGTTTCTTACAGGTATATGCTACAACTGCCACAAACTTGGTCATATGTCTCGTGATTGCCCTGAAGAACAACCTAAAGCATGTTTCAAATGTGGATTCCGTGGACATTATTACCGAGAATGCCCATCacaaatagagaaaaaatgtaATCACGGGGAAAACAGcgaattgaaaagttgttatcaatgccaaaaaacttcaagttcATGAAATAACTTATCGTGTCTCTTAACTTTTATTCGTGCAAAAATAGCTTTATATTTGttgataataaaatatttttactttttcaaaggAATTTGGATAAATGTGTCATAAAACATACTTTAATAGAAACTTGAGAATATTGTGTTCAATCTATGTGAAAAGACGTTCGTTACGTTTTCTGGTTTTCATACTAATGATcactttttcagttgtttttctCATTGCTCTGCTGGCAGTTTACAACACGACGTTTGCATCTAATAGTGTCTGCCACATCACCAGAAAGCCACTGATGCTTCGAGCTCCATGCGATGTCTACAAGAATCCAGTGCAATTTTGAAGAGCTGCTTTTGTTCTCATTCTCTGCATGCATAAGTGATGTTGCGTCTTTGTA
The nucleotide sequence above comes from Caenorhabditis elegans chromosome III. Encoded proteins:
- the F40F12.9 gene encoding CCHC-type domain-containing protein (Confirmed by transcript evidence), with product MPHNNCCKFQEPTDSSETSSMHNLEQSICYNCHKLGHMSRDCPEEQPKACFKCGFRGHYYRECPSQIEKKFVFLIALLAVYNTTFASNSVCHITRKPLMLRAPCDVYKNPVQF
- the F40F12.9 gene encoding CCHC-type domain-containing protein (Confirmed by transcript evidence), whose protein sequence is MPHNNCCKFQEPTDSSETSSMHNLEQSICYNCHKLGHMSRDCPEEQPKACFKCGFRGHYYRECPSQIEKKCNHGENSELKSCYQCQKTSSS
- the F40F12.9 gene encoding CCHC-type domain-containing protein (Confirmed by transcript evidence); protein product: MLRAPCDVYKNPVQF